GCCGCGGCAGAAGGTCGTCGTCGAGGTCGGCGGCCGGCGCCTGGAGGTGTCGCTCCCCGGTGACCTGGCCGTGGGCAACGGCGGCGGCGCCGGCGGCGCGATCCGCAAGAAGCCGAAGGCCCGTAAACGCAGTGCCGGCGGCGGGGCGGCCGCCTCCGGGGATGCGGTGACCGCGCCGATGCAGGGCACCGTGGTCAAGGTCGCCGTGGAGGAGGGCCAGCAGATCGCCGCCGGCGACCTGGTGGTGGTGCTCGAGGCGATGAAGATGGAGAACCCCGTCACCGCACACAAGGACGGCGTGGTCACCGGGCTGGCGGTGGAGGCCGGCGCCGCGATCACCCAGGGCACGGTGCTCGCCGAGATCAAATAGCACGCCGCCACCGTGGAGCCCGTCGAGATCAACGCCGGCGACTGGTATCTGCGCGGCCCGCGCGCCGATGACCGCGTCGACGACCGGGCGTCGCTGGCCGAACTCGGCGAGACCGATCCGCGGTATGTGGCGCGCGCCGCCGCCGGCTGGGCCGACGAGACCCGCTACACCTGGGCGGTCTGCGAGCCGACCACCGGGGAGTTGCTCGCCGAGGTGGTGTTGGATCCGGCCAGCGGGGTGCTGAGCGCCCGGGCCCGCCCCGGCCGGCGGGGCGCCGCCCAGGCGGGTGCCGAGTCAGCCTCCCGGTTCGCCGCCGGGGCGCTGGGCCTGACCCCCGCCGTCGCCGCGGTCACCGAGGCGGGCGGCACGCCGGCGTCCTAGCACGATCCACAGCACCCCGGCCGTCCCGGCCGCCGCCGCCAGCGCCCCCAGACCGATCGTCCAGCCGGTATTGCGCATCGCCAGCGCCGTCATGAACCCGACGAGGCAGATCACCGACCAGACCACCAGGGCGGCGCCGGGCAGCTCCCGGCGGTCCTTCATCACCAGCCCGGCCCGCGGGCGGGTGGTGCGCGCGTAGTCAATCGGACTGTCAGAGTTACTCATGGCCCCCGGGTACCCGGTGTGGCCGGGGTGAAACCGGTGCTCAGCGCGCGCCGGCGCCCTCGGCGAGCTGCTCGACGAGCGCGGCACAAAAACCCGGCAGGTCGGCCGGGGACCGGCTGGTGATGAGGTTGGCGTCGATGACGACCTCGTCGTCGACGACATTGGCCCCGGCGTTGGCCAGATCGGTGCGGATGCTCGGATACGACGTCATCGTGCGCCCGCCGACCACCCCGGCCTCCACCAGGGTCCACGGCCCGTGGCAGATCGCGGCGACCGGTCTGCCGGAGTCGACGAACTCCCGCACGAACGCCACCGCCGCACCGTCCATCCGCAGCTTGTCCGGGTTGACCGTGCCGCCGGGCAGCACCAGGGCGTCGAATTCGGCGGGGTCGGCGTCGGCGACCCGCCGGTCGACCCGCACCGTGCCCGCCGGCTCCAGATCGTGGTCGCGCGCCGCGATCTCCCCGGCGTCCAACGACAACAACTCCGTCTGCGCGCCCTGCTCCCGCAGGGTCGCCACCGGTTGTTCGTACTCGACGCGCTCCACGCCGTCGGCGGCCAGCACCGCGACGCGCCTGCCGGCCAATCGCTCTGCCATGGCTTGTCCTTCCTGTGTCCCTGTGTCGCTGCGGTCTCACGTCGGTGGGCTCGGGGTCGGCTCACCCCGGCCCCGGGCCGGGGCGCCGCGCAGCGCCGCCAGCAGCGGGCCGGCCGCCTCGGTGAGGAAGCGGTCCTGGTGGTCCCCGCCGATCTGGATGAGGGCGATGTCGGTGAAACCGGCCCGCCGGTAGGCGCCGACGGCTTCGATGATCGGCTCCAGGTCGGGTCCGCAGGGTATCGCGGCGGCGACGTCGTCGGGCCGCACGAAACGGGTGGCGGCGGCGAACGCGGCCGGTGTCGGCAGCTCGGCGTTGACCTGCCAGCCCCCGGCGAACCAGCGGAACTGGTCATGGGCGCGGGCGACCGCGGCCTGCCGGTCGGGGTCCCAGCACACCGGCAGTTGACCGACGATACGTCCCCCGCCGGCCAGTCCGGCGGCCTGGCGGGCGCTGTGCCAGGCATGGACGAGCCCCGGGTCGGGCGCTACGGCGATCAGATGGTCGGCGAGGGTGGCCAGTTTGTCGATGCCGTGCTGGCCGGCCAGCGCCACCCCGATGCCGATCGGATCGGCGGGACAGTCGAACAGCTTGGCCATCTCCACCCGGAAATGCTCACCGCGCAGACTCACCTGCTCGCCGGTGAACAGTGCGCGGATGATCTCGATGGCTTCGCGCAGCATGTCCTGGCGGCGGGTGACGGTCGGCCAGCCCGCACCGATGACGTGCTCGTTGAGGTTCTCGCCGCTGCCCAGCCCGAGGGTGAACCGGCCCCGCGCGAGCAGCTGGACGGTGGCCGCGTGCTGCGCCACGATCGCCGGGTGATACCGCATCGTCGGGCAGGTGACGTAGGAGTACAGCTGCATGCGTTCGGTGGCGTACGCGACCGCCCCGAGCACCGTCCAGGCGTTGGGGGCGTGGCCCTGAGCGCTGAGCCAGGGGGTGAAATGATCGCTGCAGACGGCGAAGTCGAAGCCGACCCGTTCGGCGGCGACCGCATCGCGCACCAGATCCCGCGGCCCGCTCTGCTCGGTCATCAACGTGTAGCCGACGCGTGTCATGCCGGTCGCATACCCTCCGCCGGCGGTGTCAAACCGGCGGCGGGCGGCGCCGGCCACCGCCGGGTTTCATCCCCGCCCGTGCGCGGGTATGGCAGAGCCATGAGCACTGCGCTGACCCCCGCGACCAGCGGCGCCCCGCCGTTGCCGATCGGGTGCGGACCGTTGTCCACCGCGGTCTGCGACACCCTGGCCGGTTCCCCGGAGCGGCTGGCACACCTGGGGGCCGACATCGACGGGGTCGACCCGTACGGACGTGACCTACAGCTGGCGTTGCAGGTCTGCTACGAACTGCACTACCGCGGGTTCGCCGGGGTCGACCCCGGTTGGGAGTGGGACCCCGACCTGCTGGCTCTGCGCCGCCGCCTCGAGCAGGCGTTCCTCGATCGGGTGGCCGCCGAGGTCGGCGCCGTCGACCCGGCGGCGTCGGCCGCCGCGGAGATGGACGCCCTGGCCGTCGAGCCGGTCCGCGGCACCGGGCTCACCTGGCACCTGCGCGACAGCGGCACCTGGGAGCAGATGCGCGAGTACTTCGTGCAGCGCTCGGTGTATCACCTCAAGGAGGGCGATCCGCACGCGTGGGTGATCCCACGTCTGAGCGGCGGGGCCAAGGCCGCGTTCGTGGCGATCGAATTCGACGAGTACGGGGCCGGGCACGGGCACCGGGTGCATCAGGAGCTGTTCGCCGCGCTGATGGCCGCCGCCGGACTCGACGCCCGCTATCTGGGCTACCTCGACACGGTCTCGGCGGAGGCGCTGGCGGCGGTGAACCTGATGTCGCTGTTCGGTCTGCACCGGCGGTGGCGCGGTGCGGTCGTCGGCCATTTCGCGGCCACCGAGATCACCTCCCCGCCGGGGTCGCAGCGGCTGGTGACCGCGTTGCGCCGGCTCGACGCCCCGGCGGCCTGCGTGGGGTTCTACCGCGAACACGTGGAGGCCGACGCGGTGCACGAACAGGTGGTGCGCAGCGAGGTGGTCGGCGCGTTGCTCGCGCGCGAGCCCGACCTGCAGCGCGATGTGGTGTTCGGCATCCGCGCCGCCGCCGTGGTGGAGAACCGGCTCGCCGATCAGATGCTGACGCGGTGGCGCTCGGGGCGCACGGCGCTGCGCTCACCGCTGCCGGCGGCCGAGCCCACCGAACGTTAGGGTGCACCACGTCGGCAGCGCCGATGGCTGGTGTCGCAGAGCGGATAGGTGGTGCTGCGACCACACGCGCAGATCGCCACCTGGAAGCGGTCGGACTCCACCACCCCGTCGGGGGTCTCGATGCGCACCGGGCCGGCGACCAACACCGGGCCGTGCCGCACCACCCGCACCCGCCGGTAGTCGTCGGCGCTCACGGTTTGTCCGCCCGGATCACCACGAGGCGCTCACTGCGACAGCCCGGCACCATCCGGCCGCTCCGTTGCAGCCAGTCGAGCCTGCTGGAAAGGACCGGGCCGAACGGGATCCGTTGTTCTGCCACGACTTCGGCACTCAGCCCCGCCGCCCACAAGTCCAAAAGCGAGCGGTCGACGTCGGCGAA
This sequence is a window from Mycolicibacillus parakoreensis. Protein-coding genes within it:
- a CDS encoding type 1 glutamine amidotransferase domain-containing protein is translated as MAERLAGRRVAVLAADGVERVEYEQPVATLREQGAQTELLSLDAGEIAARDHDLEPAGTVRVDRRVADADPAEFDALVLPGGTVNPDKLRMDGAAVAFVREFVDSGRPVAAICHGPWTLVEAGVVGGRTMTSYPSIRTDLANAGANVVDDEVVIDANLITSRSPADLPGFCAALVEQLAEGAGAR
- a CDS encoding TIGR03557 family F420-dependent LLM class oxidoreductase, whose protein sequence is MTRVGYTLMTEQSGPRDLVRDAVAAERVGFDFAVCSDHFTPWLSAQGHAPNAWTVLGAVAYATERMQLYSYVTCPTMRYHPAIVAQHAATVQLLARGRFTLGLGSGENLNEHVIGAGWPTVTRRQDMLREAIEIIRALFTGEQVSLRGEHFRVEMAKLFDCPADPIGIGVALAGQHGIDKLATLADHLIAVAPDPGLVHAWHSARQAAGLAGGGRIVGQLPVCWDPDRQAAVARAHDQFRWFAGGWQVNAELPTPAAFAAATRFVRPDDVAAAIPCGPDLEPIIEAVGAYRRAGFTDIALIQIGGDHQDRFLTEAAGPLLAALRGAPARGRGEPTPSPPT
- a CDS encoding iron-containing redox enzyme family protein, with product MSTALTPATSGAPPLPIGCGPLSTAVCDTLAGSPERLAHLGADIDGVDPYGRDLQLALQVCYELHYRGFAGVDPGWEWDPDLLALRRRLEQAFLDRVAAEVGAVDPAASAAAEMDALAVEPVRGTGLTWHLRDSGTWEQMREYFVQRSVYHLKEGDPHAWVIPRLSGGAKAAFVAIEFDEYGAGHGHRVHQELFAALMAAAGLDARYLGYLDTVSAEALAAVNLMSLFGLHRRWRGAVVGHFAATEITSPPGSQRLVTALRRLDAPAACVGFYREHVEADAVHEQVVRSEVVGALLAREPDLQRDVVFGIRAAAVVENRLADQMLTRWRSGRTALRSPLPAAEPTER
- a CDS encoding CDGSH iron-sulfur domain-containing protein, whose protein sequence is MSADDYRRVRVVRHGPVLVAGPVRIETPDGVVESDRFQVAICACGRSTTYPLCDTSHRRCRRGAP